The Pelagibacterium halotolerans B2 nucleotide sequence AATCCGCCGTCTCGAAGCCGATGGGCTCGTTACGCATGTGCCGCGTTCTGGAGCCGCGATTCGCAAGCTCGACTATTCCGAAGTCACTGAACTCTATGAAATGCGCGTCGTGCTCGAAACGACGGCCGCCCGACTGGCGGCCCGTACCGCGTCGGACGTCGAGCTTTCGGAAATGGAAGCGATCAACGCGGAAATGGGTGCAGCGCAGGCCGATGGTGCGCGTCTCTACGAACTCAATCGTCAGTTTCATCGCGTGATCTTCGATGCCGCCCGCAACCGCTATCTCGGCCATTCAATGCGCGCGCTGCAAAAAACCATGCTCATTCTCGGCCCCTCCACCATGGAAGAAACGGGCCGTGCCGCTCAGGCCATCGAAGAGCACACCAATCTGCTTGTCGCGATGCGCAATCGCGACGAGTCAGGGGCCGAAGCGGCCATGCGCGAGCACATGCTCGCCGCGCACCGCTCGCGCCTGCGCCAGTTTCGCGAACGACCGACCCATAACGAGGAGGAATAGACTATGGGCGAGGCTGCCTCACAGGCCACGCTGACCGGGACATTATGGGACGTGATCGTGGTCGGAGGCGGCAATGCCGCGCTTTGTGCTTCGATCGAGGCAGCCGAAACCGGCGCCCGCGTTTTGTTGCTCGAAGGCGCCCCCAAACCCTATCGCGGCGGCAATTCGCGCCACACCCGCAATTTCCGCTGCATGCATCAGGGCCCACTGTCCGTTCTGACCGACGCCTATGAGGAAGACGAATATTTAAACGATCTGATGCTGGTCACCAAGGGTAAGACCGACGAATATCTGGCGCGCATGGCCATCCGCACCTCCGAAACCTGTCTGCCATGGATGGAAAAGCACGGCGTACGCTTCCAGCCCTCGCTCTCGGGCACGCTTTCGCTGTCGCGCACCAACGCCTTTTTCCTTGGCGGCGGCAAGGCGCTGGTCAACGCCTATTACAACACCGCCACCGATCTGGGTGTCACAATCCGCTATGAGGCCAAGGTCTCCCATATCACCATCGAAAACGACATTTTCGAATCGCTGCGCGTCACCATCGACGGCAAGGACCTCGAAATCGCGGGCAGGGCGGTGGTCCTCGCCTCGGGCGGTTTCCAGGCCGATCTCGAATGGCTGGCCCGCGCCTGGGGCCCTGCCGCCAGAAACTTCCTCATTCGCGGCACGCCCTACAATCGCGGCGAAGTGCTCAAGGACATGCTCGATACCGGTGCGCAAAGCGTTGGCGATCCCACCCAATGTCACGCCGTCGCCATCGACGGCCGCGCCCCAAAATATGACGGCGGCATCGTCACGCGCCTCGATTGCGTACCGTTCTCGGTCGTCGTCAACAAGGACGGCCAACGCTTCTACAACGAAGGCGAGGACGTCTGGCCCAAACGCTACGCCATCTGGGGACGGCTCGTCGCCGCCCAGCCCGAACAGGTGGCCTATGCTCTGATCGACGCCAAGAGCTCCAACCTGTTCATGCCTTCGGTCTTCCCCGCCATCAAGGCCGATTCCATTGCCGAACTCGCCCAGAAAATGGATCTGCCGGTCGAGACCGTCGAAAAGACGGTCGCCGAATTCAACGCAGCGTGCCGTCCCGGAACTTTCCACGCCACCGAACTCGATGGCCTCGCCACCGAAGGCATCGAGCCTGCCAAGACCAACTGGGCCCGCCCGCTCGATACGCCGCCCTATTACGGCTATTCGCTGCGCCCTGGCGTTACCTTCACCTATCTCGGCCTCAAGGTCGACGATACCGCCCGCGTCAGCGGCGCCAATGGCCGCTACGCCAACGTCTGGGCCGCCGGAGAAATCATGGCCGGCTCGATCCTCGGGCAGGGCTATCTCGCCGGTTTCGGCATGACCATCGGAACCGTCTTCGGACGCACAGCCGGCAAGGAGGCCGCCGCTCATGTCAATTGATGCTCTGGGAACGCTCTCCGACCGCACCGCCGTCGATTACGATACCGGCGAGGACGCGGCCATCAACGAGGCCCGCCGCCAGCTCGAGATCTGCAATGCCTGCCGCTATTGCGAAGGCTATTGCTCGGTCTTTCCCGCCATGACCCTCCATCGCGCCTTCTCCGATGGCGAAGTCACCCAATTGGCCAATCTCTGCCACAACTGCCGGGGGTGCTACTACGCCTGCCAGTACACCGAGCCCCACGAATTCAACCTCAACCTCCCCCGCGCCCTTGCCGAGGTCCGCGTTGAAAGCTGGGAAAAATTTATCTGGCCCAACGGGTTGGCGGCACTTTTTCAGAAAAGCGGCATGGCCTTGGCCGGCGCCCTGGCCGCCGGCATCGCCTTTATCCTGATGATCGCCTACGCCATTCGGCCGGAAAGCGGAGAGGGCTTTTATGCCGTCATCTCTCACACCGTCATGGCGACGCTCTTCACCGTCACCTCGTTCCTGCCGCTGGCTCTGATCGCCATTGGCGTCTGGCGCTACTGGCACCATGTCGGCGGTGAGCGCGTCACCATCAGGCACCTGCACGATGCGCTGGTCGACGCCGGAAAGCTCAAGAACCTCTCGGGCGGCGCCGCCGAGGGCTGCAACTACGAAAACGAAGACCGCTACACAATGGCCCGCCGCTGGGCGCATCAGGGGGTGATGTGGGGCTTCGTTCTCTGCTTTGCCGCGACCGCGTCCGGCACTGTCCTGCACTATGGGTTCGGCATGGAAGCGCCTTATGGCCCGTTCTCGCTGCCCAAACTGTTCGGCGTTCCCGGCGGCATCCTTATGACGCTGGGTGGCATTGGACTGATCGCGCTGAAACTGCGCGCCGAAAAGAACCTGGGCGCTCCGGCGGTTTGGGGAGGTGAAATGGCCTTCGTCGTGCTGCTGACCGCAACCGCCGCCACCGGCCTTGCGCTCTATT carries:
- the tcuA gene encoding FAD-dependent tricarballylate dehydrogenase TcuA; amino-acid sequence: MGEAASQATLTGTLWDVIVVGGGNAALCASIEAAETGARVLLLEGAPKPYRGGNSRHTRNFRCMHQGPLSVLTDAYEEDEYLNDLMLVTKGKTDEYLARMAIRTSETCLPWMEKHGVRFQPSLSGTLSLSRTNAFFLGGGKALVNAYYNTATDLGVTIRYEAKVSHITIENDIFESLRVTIDGKDLEIAGRAVVLASGGFQADLEWLARAWGPAARNFLIRGTPYNRGEVLKDMLDTGAQSVGDPTQCHAVAIDGRAPKYDGGIVTRLDCVPFSVVVNKDGQRFYNEGEDVWPKRYAIWGRLVAAQPEQVAYALIDAKSSNLFMPSVFPAIKADSIAELAQKMDLPVETVEKTVAEFNAACRPGTFHATELDGLATEGIEPAKTNWARPLDTPPYYGYSLRPGVTFTYLGLKVDDTARVSGANGRYANVWAAGEIMAGSILGQGYLAGFGMTIGTVFGRTAGKEAAAHVN
- the tcuB gene encoding tricarballylate utilization 4Fe-4S protein TcuB, which translates into the protein MSIDALGTLSDRTAVDYDTGEDAAINEARRQLEICNACRYCEGYCSVFPAMTLHRAFSDGEVTQLANLCHNCRGCYYACQYTEPHEFNLNLPRALAEVRVESWEKFIWPNGLAALFQKSGMALAGALAAGIAFILMIAYAIRPESGEGFYAVISHTVMATLFTVTSFLPLALIAIGVWRYWHHVGGERVTIRHLHDALVDAGKLKNLSGGAAEGCNYENEDRYTMARRWAHQGVMWGFVLCFAATASGTVLHYGFGMEAPYGPFSLPKLFGVPGGILMTLGGIGLIALKLRAEKNLGAPAVWGGEMAFVVLLTATAATGLALYWATGTVAVRPLLIAHLGAVLALYLTLPYTKMVHVPFRLAALVRDAQTRQG
- a CDS encoding GntR family transcriptional regulator, translating into MGPSTRQRQKGNPPFALPALRRARQLAPRDLFPGSGSVAQSAVPISGSTASASDRCRGLRTLASLLYATGYKGAEMATSERRIEIPQGQDAYQRLIAEIRAGTLMPGERLLETELASRLGISRTPVREAIRRLEADGLVTHVPRSGAAIRKLDYSEVTELYEMRVVLETTAARLAARTASDVELSEMEAINAEMGAAQADGARLYELNRQFHRVIFDAARNRYLGHSMRALQKTMLILGPSTMEETGRAAQAIEEHTNLLVAMRNRDESGAEAAMREHMLAAHRSRLRQFRERPTHNEEE